The Scomber scombrus chromosome 5, fScoSco1.1, whole genome shotgun sequence genome window below encodes:
- the LOC133981035 gene encoding uncharacterized protein LOC133981035, with amino-acid sequence MAHMKTLLRRLLVVLLLLTGVSCKEDTLFVYRRIGGEAILPCTNLESSVCSSVSWKLYKGGHVTYTTEVNKGQVNKDSDKSSRMSLTSNCSLNIRDLKVKDAGNYICILHEQTTTNVYLSILAITTSSSISDLQPGGNLSLNCILFSYYDAGSCKAYSKVFTLSWTAEDGSQLTDNSRATDQNRCNVTLVTELQREDNMRRWRCQVNTTESRPAAFLDFTSIFLLEQLLPTPQNQTAVAPALECPIHLPISRIMLCVALPLMVIVVGVFTRRPNHQSAKRSAAGIELRVLN; translated from the exons gtGTGAGCTGCAAAGAAGATACACTGTTTGTGTACAGAAGGATTGGAGGTGAAGCCATCCTACCTTGTACCAACCTGGAGTCTTCGGTCTGCTCCTCCGTCTCCTGGAAACTCTACAAGGGCGGACATGTGACCTACACCACCGAGGTCAACAAAGGGCAGGTGAACAAGGACTCAGACAAATCCAGCCGCATGTCCCTCACATCCAACTGCTCTCTGAACATCCGTGATCTGAAAGTCAAAGATGCCGGCAACTACATATGCATTCTTCATGAACAAACCACCACTAACGTTTATCTGTCCATACTCGCCATCAccacctcttcctccatcaGTGACCTGCAGCCCGGAGGAAACCTCAGTCTGAACTGCATCCTGTTCTCTTACTACGACGCTGGGAGCTGCAAGGCGTACAGCAAAGTGTTCACGCTCAGCTGGACGGCTGAGGACGGATCTCAGCTGACCGATAACAGCAG GGCGACTGACCAAAATCGCTGCAACGTCACTCTGGTCACAGAACTCCAGAGAGAGGACAAcatgaggaggtggaggtgtcaGGTGAACACCACAGAAAGCAGGCCGGCAGCGTTTCTGGATTTCACATCCATCTTTTTATTGGAGCAGCTTCTTCCAACTCCCCAGAACCAGACTGCTGTGGCCCCCGCCTTGGAGTGTCCGATCCATCTGCCCATCAGCCGCATCATGCTCTGTGTGGCTCTGCCGCTCATGGTGATCGTAGTAGGAGTCTTCACACGCAGACCAAACCACCAGAGCGCCAAAAGATCTGCAGCTGGCATTGAGCTGCGGGTGCTCAACtga